The proteins below come from a single Benincasa hispida cultivar B227 chromosome 4, ASM972705v1, whole genome shotgun sequence genomic window:
- the LOC120075280 gene encoding rop guanine nucleotide exchange factor 5, which produces MAASVKTAENAREIGASFGSNGVGIESFTESSAVSGESSSSRSSSDNSAGECSSPPQLGWPIRKAQLCKSSNSKVREVEQKPNSNDSKLNNKTVPKVSEMEMMKERFAKLLLGEDMSGSGKGVSTALAISNSITNLCATVFGQLWRLEPLPKEKKSMWKREMEWLLCVSDHIVELIPSFQTFPDGSKLEVMTSRPRSDIFINLPALRKLDNMLLEILESFADTEFWYVDQGIVASDGDGSSSFRKIVQRQQEKWWLPVPRVPAGGLGEDSRKQLHHTRDCTNQILKAVMAINNIALNDMEVPESYLETLPKNGRACLGDVIYRYITSEHFSSEYLLDCLDLSSEHVALDVANRVEAAIYVWRRRAHSKPQINPTRSTARSSWEMVKDLMIDGDKREFLAERAEGLLNSLKQRFPSLTQTTLDTSKIQFNKDVGKSILESYSRVLESLAFNIIARIDDLLYVDDLTKHSNRLTSAATVNVVGHKKAAYSVHLSSTPYKLTSTTPSFSPAPLVSPAKTERVPFLNNKNTSKPPRRGFGVKRALTNYLGVETKLKTCTNSIEGAASIQNIIVNENSEQRKSSSADQSVISCSKLLAEKIK; this is translated from the exons aTGGCAGCTTCGGTCAAAACGGCCGAAAATGCTCGAGAAATCGGTGCATCTTTTGGTTCTAATGGAGTTGGAATCGAATCGTTCACCGAGTCAAGTGCAGTATCTGGGGAGAGCAGCTCAAGCAGGTCGAGCTCCGACAATTCCGCCGGCGAGTGTTCTTCACCGCCTCAACTCGGCTGGCCGATTCGGAAGGCTCAGCTTTGCAAAAGTTCAAACTCCAAGGTTCGTGAAGTTGAACAGAAACCCAATTCCAACGATTCAAAGCTAAACAACAAAACGGTCCCTAAAGTTTCCG AGATGGAAATGATGAAGGAGAGGTTTGCAAAACTATTGCTTGGAGAAGACATGTCAGGTTCTGGTAAAGGGGTTTCCACTGCATTGGCCATCTCAAATTCCATTACCAATCTCTGTG CTACTGTTTTTGGGCAACTGTGGAGACTTGAACCCTTGCCAAAGGAGAAAAAATCAATGTGGAAGAGAGAAATGGAGTGGCTTCTTTGTGTGAGTGATCATATAGTTGAATTAATCCCCTCTTTTCAAACATTCCCTGATGGAAGCAAGCTGGAG GTTATGACTTCCAGGCCCAGATCTGATATCTTCATTAACCTTCCAGCTCTCAGAAAATTGGACAATATGCTTCTT GAAATTCTAGAGAGTTTTGCCGATACCGAATTTTGGTATGTTGATCAAGGCATTGTAGCTTCTGATGGCGATGGATCCTCTTCTTTTCGGAAAATAGTTCAGAGGCAGCAGGAGAAGTGGTGGCTTCCAGTGCCCCGAGTCCCTGCAGGCGGTCTCGGCGAAGATTCGAGGAAGCAATTGCATCATACTAGAGATTGCACAAACCAGATACTAAAAGCTGTAATGGCCATCAACAACATTGCTTTGAATGATATGGAGGTTCCTGAATCTTACTTGGAGACTCTTCCAAAG AATGGGAGAGCTTGTCTAGGAGATGTTATATACCGGTATATTACGTCGGAGCATTTTTCGTCCGAGTATTTGCTTGACTGCCTTGACTTATCCTCCGAACATGTCGCCCTTGATGTTGCCAATCGCGTCGAGGCGGCAATCTATGTTTGGCGGCGTCGAGCTCATTCCAAACCCCAAATCAATCCTACACGTTCTACTGCAAGATCATCTTGGGAGATGGTGAAGGACCTAATGATCGATggtgacaagagggagtttttGGCAGAAAGAGCCGAGGGCctcttgaattctttgaagcAGCGGTTTCCTAGTCTTACACAAACTACTTTAGACACTAGTAAAATCCAATTCAACAAG GATGTTGGAAAGTCCATTCTCGAAAGCTACTCGAGGGTCCTAGAGAGTCTTGCATTCAACATCATTGCTCGAATCGACGATTTGCTTTATGTCGATGACTTAACTAAACATTCGAATAGGTTGACATCGGCTGCGACGGTTAATGTTGTTGGTCACAAGAAGGCCGCTTACTCGGTGCATCTCTCGAGCACTCCATATAAACTCACATCCACAACTCCAAGCTTTTCGCCAGCTCCATTGGTTAGTCCAGCCAAGACTGAGAGAGTGCCATTTCTCAACAACAAAAATACTAGCAAGCCTCCCCGCCGCGGATTTGGAGTGAAAAGAGCCTTGACGAATTATCTTGGTGTCGAGACAAAACTGAAAACTTGCACAAATTCAATTGAAGGGGCTGCTTCAATTCAAAACATTATTGTCAATGAAAATTCAGAacagagaaaaagctcttctgCAGATCAAAGTGTGATAAGTTGCAGCAAATTGCTTGCTGAGAAGATCAAATAG
- the LOC120075905 gene encoding uncharacterized protein LOC120075905, with protein MPAGTSIHISALDGIVNVNSMFTLAVFLGLAWNPNDPTNNLIQSPNCLAGPSVAANLVAFHVYSFSSFLFSSLIALGLKQAIRISKSPFYHPTEFFVRVNKTAVRVGMLVSGIGSVCGCGFLMMALINVVQIKLGVLSCGSSQTFAAVVPLVILVPFALVIYICLVSYAFIN; from the coding sequence ATGCCGGCCGGCACCAGTATTCACATTTCAGCCTTAGACGGCATCGTAAATGTCAATTCCATGTTCACTCTCGCCGTCTTCTTAGGTCTGGCCTGGAACCCCAACGATCCGACGAACAACCTCATCCAAAGCCCTAATTGTTTAGCTGGCCCTTCCGTCGCCGCGAATCTGGTTGCCTTCCATGTCTATTCCTTCAGCTCCTTCCTCTTCTCCAGCTTAATCGCCCTCGGTCTCAAGCAAGCCATTCGGATCTCCAAAAGCCCTTTCTATCACCCGACTGAGTTCTTCGTCCGTGTCAACAAAACAGCGGTCCGAGTCGGGATGCTGGTATCGGGAATCGGATCCGTTTGCGGCTGTGGATTCCTTATGATGGCGCTTATCAATGTTGTTCAGATCAAACTTGGTGTTCTGAGCTGCGGCAGCTCTCAGACTTTCGCGGCGGTGGTTCCGCTGGTGATCTTGGTTCCGTTTGCACTTGTGATTTACATCTGCCTTGTTTCTTACGCTTTCATCAATTAG